One window of the Rhipicephalus sanguineus isolate Rsan-2018 chromosome 4, BIME_Rsan_1.4, whole genome shotgun sequence genome contains the following:
- the LOC119390058 gene encoding mucin-2, with the protein MASPRLRCGRQAVAGLPMSALWFGAVVLLSCLASWASGAPYRGSQWLRVPFKYHNYEDMTGVLINATSVRPDLATLYSVGQSRQGRELWVLMLSSRSTNDKLLKPSMKYVANMHGNEAVGKELMLQLIAHLINGYDNDPRIRWLLDNTNVHIMPSMNPDGMSISREGQCVGLRGRYNSAGVDLNRNFPDPSHTVRNVEEPETAAVRKWIDTIPFVLSGNLHGGAMLVRYPYDDTYGQNTVESRTPDDDVFQHLARTYSLNHPTMRQFSCERQTYHDGIVNGAKWYPFKGDMPDYTYVQGGCMEVTLELSCCKYPLSYQLKRFWMDNRKPLMKLLEESHRGLRGIITDDEGYPVANGRLMIKGRYMPFRTSHKGEYWRILLPGTYTLMASSPGHDDAEVPVQVVEGQTTVVNITLARKIRSYYPSGVEYDKSGPSHSNLYSNVKPNLEDEYDVDTTDNSLSAPNFNNLDPFVSQGKNAAVQEKEAPTQSIADYYRALYQAIRTLSTGEARHKPVNFDTNSHTSGPSNFQELPLERRAYTSAGSSPVGATAIQRRTSVDEESEFLENTQLEDPLNYSYPVTAVPRTTPAPTALPPYTRSGEPVEVADHGGAQERTVSFVSNGGVPQSQETTTSVSRDVTLSDAPILGAGALDDVAAVTRTPPISSTGRWVTGGPLEMTLRTDTVHVSGQRGPTMYTSVGPDQNETAATWKPQQRQPTTQPTKPPVFRNQMTVSSPDVNQYEHSSTGRDKGTPSAKHAQAIGTHSTTRSHTTDSRYATADGDTQSIPQRSKTTRTTKGIITANGEYRTTARPTDISEGVNTAPDRQAAEKVFYTPEPHKGSSQSQRMVSMSLQDTLPASIFASKTTESQASSSYFTDPETDSRLPAPEQSSGDVPGADSNTNFSPPPENRPRDEPVQETPTEEPPSPSPTTIPLIRTPEGIRPTEKAYLNDEAVTSSVEYDPEHSLSPGRRKPSGRPTVATTRQPTPDAGSGVPTLQERKYAASLPKLNPAARVEEQGTPRSSNRRSNGTLRSRTSDPEYTVLLEDKQQPQLSHTSPPSPTEIFERTRQRTRNSTSPTRIATSNSGTSLYSWAKVGNTAYGTFPPDADPSKGISSEDVQDEPFRRIPKTTQARTTPKNHHTDAKAHSTASVSQGKPVHTTSRYRQTTVHTHKPLTPTLVLDQPKPTARTIEASSHYSTEKNEPSSTSAHPASSTQGSDDHQELRSTSFTYAQSKNTEETRTATGTRYFAPTKKYSLGSRQTFAPKPMTRSHLRRPYVPPTEKPPTGTQLSDSTGRQTTGSEISSQDNAQSSGSTFPEDTDARTTQRAGGVPIATSQPAVGQASQSTSPEEHAKHDSLNGETELTKSSPYEPHSQQQLVVRGSAVTVKEPTVGNSARYTPSTRATGSAVRHSSPALGAVPGTSQRHTSRPPQHAQTETVRPIKRPVVYLNSADNGGYVPAPTQGSHFTSAQEPQSAQPRRTNRPQRPQHALTEARKNSPYTAPLQTTLTARPRTVLPTAQDSSQVLKQRITETPEVPQQSYSTPNRGRYSSYQAVNSRPSQQPLTDAIPANSGPSSGYYRDAVADSKVFSTPPESYANTAIDAETQKEYAGMEQTSSYDQDNARALTDITMPTDKAELQETSSFRAPADTTAAFTSYKPSLPPQPALVTSERGTPRPAPREHVTIPARPREQLTRPKTLSEASAPPQGSFPYENTGATPEEQTSSQEPTGLGRMIVKELTAAQVSSHPEKIFKIQGTVTLENASPRAQDTTSGMPRGVTLTPRPSEIDHSSGQTVTGHQTAAGISETNGNSRRIFPARTPSRPTRPGTQSPPLYTETSQKRPYRPTVPPRFSTSSIPKPHSSLGPLPTDRTQSTLNASPKASAVTRGDELQYVDEGTYSVPAVSRQFQTNEGLVPTAPRDDITTQHQSPGQEHQQHASTSYTDHTYFPKSSQAQAQTQVDHFRDAAEPVTDNPETAPPSPQPTDSGISTQGTATANVGTEQAHRGVAQEQFVPTSRKIRPPQSPQFMFQEHTAKVPSEELRTSVLRAISEPNTVAFTVTQRQQDVANTSTPRYTNVYTFTTKHELNRPGAVASQAEKAEDVRQSHQISDKPSTQSTYGTQRQHQPFREASEEKLQVRPSTTPVLFEYDPETRDYIKATHHTAPPGSPRGGNTFSTPIQQGQRRPERIRSSVSTHEPQVPNEPYVLPRNTGHTEDKALVTAPAKTPQNIQQDPLIETVSTGTAVYEKPTGEPAVSHHGSTAQHGEERQLLHGQQDHRAQTTFPKTLGPADSIGGHVPLNQHHTSQTRTPALLTLEDIPPEQLRRAIALLLKTSSLKNPDDASRESSVPPPEHKATPPQNTRAEIGSNVHLGLSHYESTSAEVPKAVTHASDSDVSAHSHPLSQKQLSASLVDRTRNYQDGTRHPNAASQSEGERHAPSIEPVRTQDRSPSVTGHPEQHAFPESLMAYHDSQELHTVPPQPGNPQEFRTTTSAETSTELPHTEGKVPDFSTPGHSAEVIHVKNLANRPVSRVPSDVTTSFGELPKHARTFDRPSSHEGPNNSAEKNLNIHTSTPGQLVTEQPFFSDGHHAGTLTSQELTSQAPAPKDIRYVPQDIFTPATPPPPPAVTTLPPSSLAPPPHLFGHSDGHTTPRPRTTTSPPPLPTSQEEYSVELAKAIAIFHRLIKPERTSAEKMTADRSPPANQAFNIPSTQVGPTVTGGGFTNTQQLSTHPTPLLNAQQGFFIDRLRAIQQNTPAHLLQATSLNTPLSLTTDPMTLFNTNLHPIQLGGQLNSPLTTGSAQLSFDDDGSILRSRSSRDTPAKCCFDLPNGRFVFKIGKKKK; encoded by the exons ATGGCCTCACCACGGCTACGGTGCGGAAGGCAAGCCGTTGCCGGGCTGCCCATGTCTGCACTATGGTTCGGGGCGGTAGTGCTACTGTCGTGCCTGGCTTCTTGGGCATCGGGAGCCCCGTACAGAGGAAGCCAATGGCTGCGAGTGCCCTTCAAGTACCACAATTACGAGGACATGACGGGTGTGCTGATCAATGCGACGTCCGTCAGGCCGGACCTGGCGACTCTTTACTCCGTCGGACAGTCAAGACAAG GTCGAGAGCTGTGGGTTCTCATGTTGTCGTCTCGTTCAACGAATGACAAACTACTGAAGCCGTCCATGAAATACGTCGCGAACATGCATGGGAACGAG GCTGTGGGCAAGGAGCTCATGCTTCAGCTGATAGCCCACCTGATCAACGGCTACGACAACGACCCGCGCATCCGATGGCTGCTGGACAACACCAACGTCCACATCATGCCCAGTATGAACCCCGACGGCATGTCCATCTCCAGGGAAGGACAGTGCGTCGGCTTACGTGGACG GTACAACAGCGCCGGCGTGGACCTGAATCGCAACTTCCCGGACCCGAGTCACACGGTGCGCAATGTAGAGGAGCCGGAGACGGCGGCGGTGCGCAAGTGGATCGACACCATCCCCTTTGTTCTTTCGGGCAACTTGCACGGAGGGGCCATGCTGGTGCGGTACCCGTACGACGACACGTACGGACAGA ACACCGTGGAGTCGAGGACGCCCGACGACGACGTGTTCCAGCACTTGGCGCGCACCTACTCCCTGAACCACCCGACGATGCGACAGTTCTCGTGCGAGCGTCAGACCTACCACGACGGCATCGTCAACGGCGCCAAGTGGTACCCGTTCAAGGGCGA CATGCCGGACTACACGTACGTGCAAGGCGGTTGCATGGAGGTCACGCTGGAGCTGTCGTGCTGCAAGTACCCTCTGTCCTATCAGTTGAAGCGTTTCTGGATGGACAACAGGAAGCCTCTCATGAAGCTGCTAGAAGAATCGCACAGAG GCCTGCGAGGAATCATCACGGATGACGAAGGGTACCCCGTGGCTAACGGAAGGCTCATGATCAAAGGACGTTACATGCCGTTCAGGACAAGCCACAAGGGCGAGTACTGGAGAATCTTGCTGCCTGGGACGTATACACTGATG GCATCGTCTCCAGGACACGACGACGCTGAGGTACCTGTCCAGGTCGTCGAAGGCCAAACGACCGTTGTAAACATTACGCTGGCTCGCAAAATCCGCTCCTACTATCCGTCCGGCGTCGAATACGACAAGTCTGGACCGAGCCACAGTAACCTTTATAGCAACGTAAAACCAAACCTCGAAGACGAATACGACGTCGACACGACCGACAACTCGCTCTCGGCTCCCAACTTTAACAACCTGGATCCCTTCGTTTCGCAAGGCAAGAACGCGGCAGTTCAAGAAAAAGAGGCTCCGACCCAGTCGATAGCGGACTACTATCGCGCTCTCTACCAAGCAATACGGACTCTCTCAACTGGAGAAGCCCGCCACAAGCCAGTGAACTTTGATACAAACTCACACACGAGTGGACCTTCCAATTTCCAGGAGCTACCACTCGAGAGACGGGCGTACACCTCCGCGGGAAGCAGTCCGGTTGGCGCCACGGCGATTCAACGTCGCACGTCCGTCGACGAAGAGTCAGAGTTCCTCGAGAACACCCAACTCGAAGACCCGCTGAACTACAGCTACCCGGTGACGGCTGTTCCAAGAACGACACCCGCTCCCACAGCACTACCGCCCTATACACGGTCAGGAGAGCCGGTTGAGGTCGCTGACCATGGTGGCGCTCAAGAACGTACCGTCTCGTTCGTTTCCAACGGCGGAGTGCCCCAGAGCCAAGAGACTACGACGAGTGTGAGTCGCGACGTAACACTGAGCGATGCGCCGATCCTCGGCGCCGGCGCGCTTGACGACGTCGCTGCCGTCACCAGAACACCGCCGATTTCTAGCACTGGAAGATGGGTGACGGGTGGTCCTTTGGAAATGACCCTCAGGACCGACACCGTGCATGTCAGTGGACAAAGAGGGCCGACGATGTATACTTCCGTTGGACCCGACCAAAACGAAACGGCGGCAACGTGGAAGCCCCAGCAACGCCAGCCAACCACACAGCCCACAAAGCCTCCCGTGTTCAGGAACCAAATGACAGTCTCATCACCTGATGTCAACCAATATGAGCACTCATCCACTGGACGGGACAAAGGGACGCCGTCAGCAAAGCATGCCCAAGCTATAGGTACACACAGCACAACACGCAGCCATACGACTGATAGTAGATACGCAACAGCAGATGGCGATACGCAGAGCATTCCACAGCGCTCTAAGACTACGCGAACGACCAAAGGTATAATCACGGCTAATGGTGAATACAGGACAACGGCTCGTCCCACCGATATCAGCGAAGGCGTCAATACAGCACCTGACAGACAGGCCGCAGAGAAGGTGTTTTACACACCAGAGCCTCACAAAGGAAGCTCGCAGTCGCAACGCATGGTCAGTATGTCGCTTCAAGACACATTACCCGCTTCTATATTTGCCAGCAAAACTACAGAGTCGCAAGCATCCTCGTCATATTTCACCGACCCCGAGACGGATTCGAGATTGCCTGCGCCGGAGCAAAGTTCGGGAGATGTACCAGGTGCGGATTCAAACACCAATTTTTCACCTCCTCCAGAAAACCGACCAAGAGATGAACCGGTTCAGGAAACACCGACAGAGGAGCCCCCATCACCCTCACCTACAACTATCCCACTTATTCGTACTCCAGAAGGAATAAGGCCTACCGAAAAGGCTTACCTAAACGATGAGGCTGTGACTAGCAGCGTTGAATATGATCCCGAACATTCGCTTTCACCAGGAAGAAGAAAGCCTAGTGGCAGGCCAACCGTAGCTACTACAAGACAACCGACACCAGACGCCGGCTCGGGTGTTCCGACATTGCAAGAACGCAAGTACGCTGCAAGCTTGCCGAAGCTGAATCCTGCAGCCAGAGTAGAAGAACAGGGGACACCTAGATCCTCGAATAGGCGATCTAACGGCACCTTAAGGTCGAGGACAAGCGACCCAGAATATACAGTACTGCTGGAAGACAAGCAACAGCCTCAGTTGTCACACACAAGTCCACCCTCTCCTACGGAGATATTTGAGCGGACTCGGCAAAGAACACGAAATTCTACCTCTCCGACACGGATAGCAACGTCGAATTCTGGCACGTCCCTTTATTCTTGGGCAAAAGTAGGAAACACGGCATATGGCACGTTTCCACCCGATGCAGATCCATCCAAAGGAATTTCCTCTGAAGATGTCCAAGATGAGCCATTTAGGAGAATACCCAAAACTACGCAAGCCAGAACAACGCCGAAAAACCACCACACGGATGCAAAAGCGCATTCGACAGCATCAGTGAGCCAGGGGAAGCCTGTGCACACAACGTCGAGGTACCGCCAAACGACAGTGCATACACATAAGCCGTTAACACCAACTCTTGTGCTCGACCAGCCGAAGCCAACCGCACGAACTATCGAAGCGTCTTCGCATTACAGCACTGAAAAGAATGAGCCCAGTTCCACTAGTGCACATCCTGCTTCGTCAACACAAGGCAGTGACGACCACCAGGAGCTCCGATCGACGTCGTTCACTTATGCACAAAGCAAGAATACCGAGGAAACCCGAACggcaacaggtacaaggtacttCGCTCCAACGAAGAAATATTCACTTGGCTCTCGACAAACGTTTGCACCGAAGCCAATGACGAGGAGTCATCTCCGGCGTCCATACGTCCCACCGACGGAGAAGCCGCCAACAGGCACACAACTGTCCGACTCAACCGGACGGCAGACCACTGGCAGCGAAATTTCGTCGCAAGACAATGCTCAAAGTTCAGGTTCAACATTTCCGGAAGACACGGATGCTCGGACCACACAGAGGGCAGGAGGAGTGCCGATAGCAACCTCGCAGCCTGCGGTTGGACAAGCTTCACAATCTACGTCCCCTGAGGAACACGCAAAACATGATTCGCTGAATGGTGAAACCGAATTGACCAAGTCATCTCCCTATGAGCCTCATTCCCAACAACAGCTTGTTGTACGAGGGAGCGCAGTAACAGTGAAAGAGCCGACGGTCGGAAACAGCGCAAGATATACCCCATCCACGAGGGCAACCGGCAGCGCAGTACGACACTCAAGCCCGGCACTAGGTGCTGTTCCGGGCACATCACAACGCCACACGTCCCGGCCTCCGCAGCATGCTCAAACAGAAACAGTCAGACCGATTAAAAGGCCCGTAGTCTACTTAAACTCAGCGGATAACGGCGGCTATGTCCCCGCTCCAACTCAGGGATCACATTTCACGTCTGCCCAGGAGCCTCAGTCGGCTCAGCCACGACGAACTAATAGGCCGCAACGGCCACAGCATGCTCTTACTGAAGCACGGAAAAACTCGCCATATACGGCGCCTTTGCAAACAACTTTGACAGCGAGGCCGAGAACAGTTCTCCCAACAGCCCAAGACTCATCACAAGTTTTAAAGCAGCGCATCACCGAAACCCCGGAAGTACCGCAGCAATCGTACAGCACGCCTAATAGAGGACGTTATTCTTCTTATCAGGCTGTGAATTCTCGTCCTTCACAACAGCCCTTGACAGATGCCATACCCGCAAATTCCGGGCCTTCCTCTGGCTATTACCGTGATGCTGTCGCAGACAGCAAGGTATTTTCGACTCCTCCAGAATCATATGCAAACACAGCCATTGACGCAGAGACTCAGAAGGAGTATGCAGGTATGGAACAAACTTCATCATATGATCAGGATAACGCCAGGGCACTAACAGATATAACGATGCCTACCGACAAGGCtgagctccaagaaacttccagTTTCCGAGCTCCAGCTGACACGACGGCAGCGTTCACATCGTACAAACCATCACTGCCTCCCCAGCCTGCTTTAGTTACATCTGAAAGGGGAACACCTAGACCTGCCCCAAGAGAACATGTCACGATTCCCGCTAGGCCGAGAGAGCAGCTCACAAGACCAAAAACGTTAAGCGAAGCATCCGCGCCTCCGCAGGGATCATTCCCTTATGAAAATACAGGTGCAACACCAGAAGAACAAACATCATCTCAAGAACCGACGGGACTCGGAAGAATGATAGTAAAGGAGCTAACAGCGGCGCAGGTCTCCAGTCATCCAGAAAAGATCTTCAAGATTCAAGGGACCGTAACGCTGGAAAATGCAAGCCCGAGAGCTCAAGATACGACAAGCGGCATGCCCAGAGGTGTGACGCTTACTCCTAGGCCATCTGAAATTGATCACAGCTCAGGACAGACCGTGACAGGTCACCAGACCGCGGCAGGAATCTCAGAAACCAACGGAAATAGCCGTCGCATTTTTCCAGCGAGGACGCCGTCAAGACCAACACGACCAGGAACCCAAAGCCCGCCTCTGTACACTGAGACGAGTCAAAAGCGACCCTATAGGCCTACTGTGCCACCTCGATTCTCAACATCCAGTATACCAAAGCCGCACAGCTCCCTTGGACCATTACCAACAGACAGAACGCAGTCAACGTTGAATGCGTCTCCAAAAGCTAGTGCTGTGACTCGTGGTGATGAGCTACAGTACGTTGATGAAGGCACCTACAGTGTTCCCGCAGTCTCAAGACAGTTTCAGACAAATGAAGGTCTTGTGCCGACAGCACCTAGAGATGACATTACGACCCAACATCAAAGTCCAGGTCAAGAACATCAGCAGCACGCAAGCACTTCCTACACAGACCACACATATTTCCCGAAAAGCAGTCAAGCTCAAGCGCAGACGCAAGTTGATCACTTTCGAGATGCGGCGGAGCCGGTCACAGATAATCCTGAGACTGCACCACCATCACCGCAACCAACTGACTCGGGCATATCAACGCAAGGAACGGCAACCGCgaatgttggaactgaacaagcGCATAGAGGCGTGGCTCAGGAGCAATTCGTTCCTACTTCTCGCAAAATTAGGCCCCCTCAGTCTCCCCAATTTATGTTCCAAGAGCACACTGCTAAAGTGCCCTCTGAAGAACTCAGAACAAGTGTGCTACGCGCAATTAGCGAACCGAACACAGTTGCATTCACAGTAACACAGAGACAACAAGACGTAGCAAACACTTCGACTCCAAGGTACACGAATGTGTACACTTTCACGACAAAGCACGAACTAAACAGGCCTGGAGCGGTTGCATCACAGGCAGAAAAAGCTGAAGATGTACGGCAATCACACCAGATAAGTGATAAACCCTCAACCCAATCTACTTATGGAACACAACGCCAGCACCAACCTTTCAGGGAAGCATCCGAGGAAAAACTTCAGGTTCGTCCTTCGACAACGCCTGTTTTATTCGAATATGACCCTGAGACCCGTGATTACATCAAGGCGACGCACCACACCGCACCTCCTGGAAGTCCCCGGGGCGGCAATACCTTTTCCACACCGATACAGCAGGGCCAACGGCGTCCTGAAAGAATTCGAAGTTCTGTAAGCACTCACGAACCACAGGTGCCCAATGAACCTTACGTGCTTCCTAGAAATACAGGCCACACGGAAGACAAGGCTCTAGTGACGGCCCCAGCAAAAACACCTCAGAACATTCAGCAAGATCCGCTCATAGAAACAGTATCTACAGGTACAGCTGTGTACGAGAAACCGACAGGTGAGCCAGCTGTATCACATCATGGATCTACAGCCCAACATGGAGAGGAAAGGCAACTTTTGCATGGCCAACAGGACCACAGGGCCCAGACTACGTTCCCGAAAACCCTGGGACCTGCAGATAGCATCGGGGGGCATGTGCCTCTAAATCAACACCACACATCTCAAACAAGAACTCCAGCGCTTCTGACGCTCGAAGACATTCCGCCTGAACAGCTGCGCAGGGCCATCGCTCTTCTCTTAAAAACGTCctcgttaaagaacccagatGACGCTAGTCGTGAGAGTTCAGTGCCACCGCCGGAGCACAAAGCGACTCCACCACAGAACACTCGAGCAGAAATCGGCAGCAATGTTCACCTGGGCTTATCTCATTACGAATCTACTTCTGCTGAGGTACCAAAAGCTGTCACTCACGCGTCTGACTCCGACGTTTCGGCGCACAGTCATCCATTATCGCAAAAGCAGCTAAGCGCATCGCTCGTAGATCGCACGCGTAACTATCAAGACGGAACACGTCACCCAAATGCCGCATCTCAAAGTGAAGGTGAGCGTCACGCGCCCTCCATAGAACCCGTGCGCACGCAAGATAGATCGCCTTCCGTGACGGGACACCCAGAGCAGCATGCTTTTCCCGAATCGCTGATGGCCTACCACGACAGCCAGGAGCTTCACACCGTGCCACCTCAGCCTGGAAATCCTCAGGAGTTTAGAACCACAACGTCGGCGGAAACGTCCACCGAATTACCCCATACTGAAGGCAAGGTTCCCGATTTCTCGACGCCTGGACACTCGGCGGAAGTTATTCATGTGAAAAATCTCGCGAATCGTCCCGTTAGCAGGGTTCCCTCGGACGTAACGACCAGCTTTGGTGAACTGCCGAAACATGCACGAACTTTTGATAGACCTTCGTCCCACGAGGGACCCAACAACTCTGCGGAAAAGAACTTGAATATTCACACATCGACACCAGGACAGCTCGTGACGGAGCAACCATTCTTTTCCGATGGTCATCACGCTGGAACGCTGACTTCGCAGGAGCTGACATCGCAAGCGCCCGCTCCGAAGGACATTAGGTACGTGCCTCAAGACATATTTACCCCAGCTACTCCACCCCCGCCGCCCGCGGTCACCACACTCCCGCCCTCATCGTTGGCACCGCCTCCGCACCTTTTCGGTCACAGCGATGGCCACACAACTCCGAGACCCAGGACAACCACAAGCCCGCCACCCCTGCCTACCAGCCAAGAGGAATACAGCGTCGAGCTCGCGAAAGCCATAGCGATTTTTCATCGTCTCATTAAACCGGAACGTACGTCCGCAGAAAAAATGACTGCAGATCGTTCGCCACCCGCCAACCAGGCCTTCAACATTCCCAGCACACAAGTAGGGCCCACAGTCACAGGTGGTGGTTTCACCAATACGCAACAGCTTTCGACGCACCCAACGCCGCTGCTCAATGCTCAGCAGGGCTTCTTCATCGACCGACTACGCGCCATCCAGCAAAACACACCTGCACACCTTCTCCAAGCGACATCGCTTAATACACCGCTGAGCCTGACCACGGATCCGATGACTCTGTTCAACACAAATCTGCATCCTATTCAGTTAGGCGGTCAACTGAACTCGCCCTTGACAACGGGCAGTGCGCAGCTGTCTTTCGATGACGATGGTAGTATTCTAAGATCGAGGTCTTCCAGAGACACGCCGGCTAAGTGCTGCTTCGATTTGCCAAACGGACGATTTGTATTCAAGATtgggaaaaagaagaaatga